The sequence below is a genomic window from Pelecanus crispus isolate bPelCri1 chromosome 10, bPelCri1.pri, whole genome shotgun sequence.
AATGGtcaaactgatttaaaaaaagtaatttcagattAAAGCTGGGGTCTTCTGGAGCACACAAAGAAAAAGTATCCAATGATTTAAACACAATCTTAATTCTCACGTATTCTAACCTGGATCATTAACTTTGTCTAtcatttttgaaacattttttcttccatgaccTACATTTTTAACCTGATGTACCACAGAAAATTTAGGCAGCTACCTTCTCTGTCCACCCATCTGTCCCCTCACAGTGATTTTTGAAGTAGCTGGCCAGTTAAAATCAACTATGCGAGAGATGCTAACATCTCAAGTAGAATTAAGTTCCTTCAAGCTTTGTGAAATCACCTCATCGGCACCAGGAAGACCGTGCTGATCTGTAAATCTACAGCAGGGCTCTCTAGGAGCGGCTGATGGACATATGGTACAATTATTTTGATTGGATCCAACTTTGCCGTGACATTTCAGAACTTGCTAGACAGAGAATTGGAGAATATTGTACCTCCAGAAGAATAAATTCAGTCCCTAAATACACGGTGGAATGTTTTCTACTGGTTACAGAGCCCCTTGCTGTGGTATCGCCTTCAGCTAGTTAGGTCCTGCACTGCTCATCTTCTCCCTCTTGCTCATGTCCCTACTTCCTTCTGTCCCTTCCTTGATTAGATCAGCTCCCCATTCAGCCCTCTCCTTCCATTTAAATCCCTTTGCTCCTATTCCTTTCCCCATTGCTCTGAACGAGGAATACTTAAGTTGTCCTCTGGATATAATTCTGCCACCTGCTACATGCATAACCTTGGTTCACCacgctgcctcctgccactgcctaatgctgcattttgtttgttCCAGCCACAGTCAAACCCCTGTAAGTTTGTAGCCTTTTACTTTATATCAGAATTATCCCCAGAATATCATGCTAATGCAGGAAGCTTGAGATAAGAAGTCTGCTGAGTATCTGGTTTCAGGTAAACAGTTTTATAAAGACAAAAACAATATCTGGTGACTTTTCTTAGAATTGGCTGAACTTGAATTCATCTTCGTCTTGTCCACTCATCAGTCTGGTTTGAGTATTCACTTTGGTCAGCAGAGACACAAACACTGCTTTTAAACAGGTTACAGAACCAACAGTAACATGGGCTTTAATAACAAAagtgtgcatttttcttttataaggAAACAAATAgatttcttctcatttataGTAGCACAAAGTCACCCTCAGCCCCCACATTTCTGTGAACGGAATTCATAATTGCAGAGAAGCCACAGAATCACCCACTCAAAGCAAGGAGGAGGATTCTTCAGCGTAATGATGATCTCTAACTATTAGATAACatcaggatttttaaaagctaggTGCAGGTAGCATACGTTTAACATTAAAGACTCCCATTGCAATCAAAATGTGGAAGTTGCTATTAGGAAACGGGTCTGCAAAGAGTATCGGCACTCAATATTTACTTCTGACTTTGCTCTTACTCTCCAATAATTTTATTATCTAAATCACAAAATTCATTCTGTTTCGTGAGTTAAGTGCATGTTGAACTAACAGTGGAAATGCAGTTCTAACAATTTAAATTTTGACACCTGAAAGCAGGAAACCATCTTTAATGCAAATCATAAAAATATCACTTTCTAAGAACTATTTCAGGTGTTACATTTAAATCTAAAATCTGAAGCCAAATCATAAATGGAAATGAGTTAATGAAGAACTAAAAAAGAACTGTAAGAGTTTCCCTCGCATTACTGAAGATCAAAATCTCTTTCTCCAGTCTTCACTGTCGATGAGAGTGACGGTAACTGCAGTTGTCACAACCAGTGTCCTGTATGGAAGACGATGTATGTACATACCTACTACatcctggaggaaaaaaacccacaaagagcTCAACTATAAAAAGCTTGAACCTGTAATCTTTTCCAgacactttttttcttgaacaagATTTTCTCAATTAGCAGGTCAGCTAATAGCCTAATACCTGGGGAGAGTGGTGACTCGATTTGAAAGGTGTGCATCATTATGATCAGGACCAGGGAGTACAAGAAGATTTGGAGAAACTTTCCAAATACGTAACAAAAACTGAAAGCTTACCTTTTATCCAAAAAGGTTTTCCAGTTAAAGTTAGtccaaaagtgaaaaaaaataggCTGTGTTTTAACATGACTAGATTTCCTGGAGAAACTACTACAGTATTTGAGCAGATGCTGCGTACCTGGCTCTTAGCTGCTCTACACAGGAGAACTAGGAGAACCCTCTGCTCCGAAGGTAAACAGAAAAAGGACTCTGATACTTCATCTCTGCTAGGGAAACGGGAAGTAAAATTTAATGCATTAGGCTTGCAAAAAAACTGGTTCAACAGcttaatgcaaataaaaagcagcacattCTTAAATGCTGATTGGAGAAAGAGCACCAACCCATGCCAGGATCAAACTGGTTTATTCTAAAGGACTTTGGTACCACAGTGAGATCATATGAGATTAGAAACTTAAAACATTGCTACCAAGGGATACAATGTTTAGGATGTTTATACTGGCTATTGACAGCTCAGTAAAAAAATCTAGTATAAACCAGTCTACTCTCTGAAATTCCAgcttgttctttgttttaattttttcatctttactttaaaaatatcaaaaatacAATGCATATGAACACATGGAAATCCCACGAACATGTGGAAATCCCCCAAACGGGGATTTTACCCTGTCCTTTCTATGTTGAAGATAATTCTCCTCACCAAGACTCTGTCATTTTGTGCAGCTCGTCGCTCTTCCAGGATCAGAATAATCTTCCGAGGCCTCATGCAACCATGTTGTcaccaaaagcagaaaataaacgTTTCTAGAACTGGATGAATTTGCAACACATTTCAGAAGCATCAAGCGCATTTAGAAACTCAAAAAGGAGACATACAACACAGTTTATAAACATTTACATTCGTTCATTAattaaaacagagcaaaagcatTTTCCCATCGCTAGTAAATGACATAAAAACAATGGcttcagtgaaaaaaagcaCACGTGCCGACTCCATTTGTAACATTGGCTTGCACCAAGCCTGCTCGAGGCCACCGTCCTGTTTGCGCAGACCTAATTAAGCTTCCTCAGCCGAGCACCGAgtgggaggaccccacacccgCCCTCCCTGGGCTTGTGCCGGTCCCCCGACTCCAGAAGCTGGGATCctactgaaaattaaatgaagccTATCTTTACTTTATTGCCTGCCTCCTATGCGGTACGCTCTTAGCACGCAGCTCGCTAGAACTGCGTTGCTCCCAGTTGTGCTGCTTTATCCAGTCCCCTGGCGCTGACGCGCTCCTAAGGCTTTGCCACCTCTCCGAGAGCGCTTTATTTTATTAGAAGGACTAACCCTAGCAGCTGCCCACCCGCCGGCTGTTACTTCAAACGCCTGGCGCGGAGCGGCGAGACCGCCCACGACTGGCCGCTGCTCTCCCTGTCAGCCTTTGCTCCCCGTGGGCGGGACGCGGGCGAGGGGAGTCTCCGCCACCACCCCTGAGGGCCGAGGCTGGGGAGAGCCGCCGCAGCcggagggcgggcgggggcaggTTTTAAGGTTTTAGCagccccccggcagcggcgCCGGCCCGCACCGACCCCCTCCcaccgcgggccgggccgcccctcAGCCGCGCTTCCGGCCACCGCACGGGGGCGCCGCCCCAAGCGCGCATGCGCAGAGCCCCACCCCGCCGCCTCGCGCAGCCGCCTTCCGCCCGCCTTCCGCCGCCGGTTCCGCCCGCGGCCTTGCGATGGCGAGCGGCTGCGCGgtggaggaggcggcggcggccgccggccccgaCCCCAGCCCCTCCGGCGGCCCGCGGGAGCCGTGCTGTGTGGCGGCgggctgctcctggccctgcgCGCCGCCGGACGGCCTGTCCCGGGCGCTCTGCctgcggcggggcgcgggcggcggcgaggccaggtgagggcggcggcggaggggacGGTGCCGCCCCGCTGGCTCCCTCCGCGCGGCTGCGGCCAGCGGGCGGTGTgaggcggggggccgggctgggcctgggcgggagggcggcggggcgggagcgggcctGGCGGGGCAACGCGGCCGTGGCGCTTCCCCCCGCAGCACCGAGGCCGTCGTCGTGgagaggcgggcgggcggcgggagcgaGGGGCCCTGcgtgctgcagctggagtgcCGGCCTGCCGGCGCCGGGGAGATGGTCTCCGTCGGTATCCTGAGTGAGGCCCGCAACATGGAGGTGTACGTGGGCGAGGAGTACTGCGGGACCGGCCGGGGTGAGAGCCTGGGCGCAGCCCGGCCCCCGGGGTGAGTGGCGGCCTCCGGCCGCGGCCTTGGCGGGCAGCGGGGGTGCATGGGGCGGGTGTCGGGCCGGGGGGAGGTTGCTGCCGGGTCCCTAACACCGCCTGTCCCTTCGCTTACTGGCAGCGTCGTTCTCTGGCAACGTCGTTCTCTGTGGGTCTGTAAGGTGCTCCCGCTGGTAAAGACCTGGTGTCTGCACCGCTAAAGCCACCCGGTTTGGGCTTTCTTGAAGGGCTGCGCAAAACTGGTGAATGGGCACAGGCAGTGCAGCCGGCTGGGATAACCCTGGTGTGCTCCTCGCAGTTACTGGTGGCTTGCACAAAAGCTGACTCTTTGATAAAGATACAAGGCTGCAGTTCTGCTGGTTACCTCGTTGTTCTTTTGTAATTAGTGAGACGCGTAATCCGGTGAGTTATAAAGTGCTGCTCTGAAATTCTGCTGTGTAAGACTACAGAAGGAGTTAGGACAGATGCAACTTTTCTGTATCGTTTAATCTTGCTGGACGACAGATCTGCAGTCTCTTCTGCAAATGGTTTTTAGCTGATCTTTACCAAAAGATCTCTTGTCTCTTTGATACGTAGTCATCTCCCACTTTAagaacaagacagaaaataaacaaagaaggATTTGTTTTCCCCTTCAATACTTCCTTCTATGCTTTGCTAGGGGAATTAAAGCAAtgtcttctcttttgtttttaagtcaTTACATGGCACGTCTGCTGCTTAATTAGCTAAATAAAAACACCCGACTCAGAGCCTCAGGGAAGATGTGTGAATAACATACTGAACCTCAAAAGCTTCTCTAGTAGATAATGTACGTACACATGCAAATCCTTTTTTACATACGTATCCGATAAGATTCAATACAAGTTGAATATATGCATTAAAACTGCTGTACCACATTAGAAATATGTTCCAGTCTTGTTTCTTATCTAAATATTTACTGATCTAGTGTATTtctactaaagaaaaaaagttctttatATAGTGATGTCAcagcttgtttattttatttttctagtgaGACTGAAAAGGTTACTTTATACAAAAAGTACCTTAAATTCGAatgccctgcagcctcctgtAGAATTAAGGTAGGGTGTTGAACAGAATTGTTTTAGttctctttgtctttttaatcaCTTAATTCACTAAATTGCATTGCTTTTAGTTCAAATTATTGCTTTTATTCACTTCATCACGTCATATAATCACTTAAAAATCTGTTAGATGGTACTTTGTCTTGATAGCAGacttcttttaaatttgtatcacagttttctttttatgaagacTTTATATGAGAAAGATAATAAccttttagaggaaaaaaagcttcagaaacTGCACATAATCAACAGTTGCTATGTAATTAGAACTGTTAATTCTGATGCGGTTCAATAACCTTATGAAAATCTGTGTGGCCACTGATCTTAAGTGCTTAGAAGATCAAGGCCTGATTTCTCTTGGGGTCAGGCAGGCACCTCTGTTCCAGTTGGAATTTTCTGAAGAGTGGTAGCAAGGAGAAATCGACTTAATTTCCATGGAAAAGAGTTCAGCCTTGTTTTCCCCAAGACTCAAAGAATAGTACATTGTCTCATACatacaaagaaaacatgaaactattttttttcctaaccaaaatattttttttccttcttgcaatAGCTGCTCTCCattggtgagaaacaaagagtACTCATCAGTAAAATAATTGTACAAGTGGAAGCAGTGTCTGCAAAACTAGCAACTGATTTTCCTTCACTAGGCTCAAACATAGATCTAGACAGAGTACAAACTATAATGGAATCTATGGGATCTAAGTTGTCTCCAGGTGCTCAGCAACTCATGGACATGGTCCGATGTCAGCAGAAAGTAAGTCGTTGTCCTTTTCCATAAATATAAATAGTACTGATCTGTGACCTTACCTTCTGTAACAGTTAAGCATGTTCTAAACTGGATTtgtgaaaagagatttttttttttttttttaacctccatTCTGCCATTTTAATCCTGGTTTAGCTATTGCCACCCTTAAATAAGGAGTGTAGTGAATAAAGATTGTGTACTCAAGGAATCCCTGTGCATACACCAAGTCCAGAGTTAAGAACTCTGTATCATCATCATTTTAAACTTCACTGCCACGCTACTCTCCTTTTGTTCATTTCCATTGTCCCTGCTTGTTCGGGATGGTGGGCACGTTCCCTGTAATGTTTGCGGTGTAGGTGGATGTGCTGGTTTGTGGTTATTAAAAGCGTGTCACCTTCAGCTAAAGGGAATGTGCTCTTACAGAGTGTTTATTTGATTTGACaagataatcatagaatcgtagaatcgtttaggttggaaaagacctttaagatcatccagtccaaccattaacctaacactaccaagtccaccactaaaccaattaagggtagagtagtaatttcatgtttcctggcttggtggctggattattttttaatgaaagtgaaaactaggaatcgaCACATAATATGTACAAATTAACACGTAATAGGTACAGGGAAAatcttttcctgtgcttttcccTAAGAATATAATTCAGAACTACTCCTAAAATCTTTATATCACTCTAGTAGAATGCTGAGTTATGAAGTagctattgttattattgtatAATTTCCAGTCTATTTTAATACTTAAATATTAATtgtattgtttttcttcccatcaGAACAGTTTACCTTTTGGAGACAAACTTAACTGGATCTTTGGGAAAAATTCAGACTTTGGAGGTGACCATGCAACAGATGGATTGTGCAGTGCAGCTGTTCAGACATCACTAGATCAATCAGCCAGTGAACCTTTGCCTGTTAAAAATCATTTAACAAGTGAAACAGTGTGTGAAGACTTAAGTCGTGATGTGAACACGCAGGTACCTGAAGGAGGGAATACTTCTGATTCTGAAAGGTTTTCTACCCAGCAAAATACAGTTGacctcagaaattattttaaagtcacGGGACCTTTGCGTATGCAGGAACAAGCAAGTGAAACTCCAAATGTAGCTAATCCGCAGgtgcttcttccttttcttcaaaacttaTGTAGTCAAGTAAATCATCTTCGGCTAAAAGATGGCAATAGGCGTTTTGGTAAAAATGCAGTGACTAAAGAGGAAGGTGTTCAGTGTGTTGGGTAAGTTAAATTTGGTACATTAAAGTAGTAGTTTGGCTGTATTTATTgacaagtttaaaaaataaaatacataatgtaAGCATTTTATTCTCATTAACAGCAGTAGTGAATCTTAAAATATGTGGTTTTGAAGGCTGTGTGGCAATGAACATGattgcaattaatttttcagatgaGCCGCTTGAATATAGgagtttttttcagaagaaattgcaACATCATTTGTTGTTACTAAACTGTTTGTGTCTTTTGCCTCTATTTAAtcttttgtgattaaaaaaaaaagtatggcCTTTCTGCAATTCCATATACATTTAGTTTGCCTTTCTCACCTGTTactacatttttgttttaactacGACCACCTCCTAAATTctcatctcttccttttttcaccCTATGTGCCACGATCTTTCTGCTGTACTTAGTGTGCTCATCCCACTGATCTTTCCTGTCTGTCTTCATTTGTTGGCATTTACAGTGCAAACTTTACAGTAGTAGTAGTGTACCTAGTTTGATAcctaaggaaaaataatggaaatggTGAGATGTAGCAATCAGTGTTCTTCTAATAGAGCCTGAATATCTCCAGCTCCTGGGAaagtgcagtatttttaaagaat
It includes:
- the C10H10orf88 gene encoding ATPase PAAT gives rise to the protein MASGCAVEEAAAAAGPDPSPSGGPREPCCVAAGCSWPCAPPDGLSRALCLRRGAGGGEASTEAVVVERRAGGGSEGPCVLQLECRPAGAGEMVSVGILSEARNMEVYVGEEYCGTGRGESLGAARPPGETEKVTLYKKYLKFECPAASCRIKLLSIGEKQRVLISKIIVQVEAVSAKLATDFPSLGSNIDLDRVQTIMESMGSKLSPGAQQLMDMVRCQQKNSLPFGDKLNWIFGKNSDFGGDHATDGLCSAAVQTSLDQSASEPLPVKNHLTSETVCEDLSRDVNTQVPEGGNTSDSERFSTQQNTVDLRNYFKVTGPLRMQEQASETPNVANPQVLLPFLQNLCSQVNHLRLKDGNRRFGKNAVTKEEGVQCVGVEQQPICSYLEKMISKNMDLMEKKLMDYIDRQIQALQTHIDNKMVLLMDLVQNSKPNNVSQAHYDSNEGFSNGER